The proteins below come from a single Prolixibacter sp. NT017 genomic window:
- a CDS encoding OmpH family outer membrane protein, with protein sequence MKNNSTLIHVILALAVIGLYVLYFTGNKKGQSDQATTETQTGNEPVKVAFVKLDSVLVNYDLAKELNDNFKSKQDAYTNEYGQKRINFEKQANAFQEKLKRGGFLTQERAMQERNRLIGMQQDIQKLDNDLSSKLQSMQQEINQQIIDSISNYVKIYNADKKYDLIFSNANLLEGSDQHNITREVITALNKRYHSSKK encoded by the coding sequence ATGAAAAATAACTCTACACTCATTCATGTTATTTTGGCACTGGCTGTTATTGGCCTCTATGTATTATACTTTACAGGAAATAAAAAAGGCCAGTCAGACCAGGCAACCACTGAAACACAAACGGGAAATGAACCAGTTAAGGTGGCATTTGTAAAACTCGACTCTGTGTTGGTCAACTACGATTTGGCAAAAGAATTAAACGATAACTTCAAGAGTAAGCAGGATGCCTACACAAATGAGTATGGCCAAAAACGAATCAACTTTGAGAAACAGGCCAACGCTTTCCAGGAAAAACTGAAGCGCGGTGGTTTCCTCACTCAGGAACGCGCCATGCAGGAACGCAACCGCCTTATAGGTATGCAGCAGGATATTCAAAAACTGGACAACGATCTTTCCAGCAAATTACAATCCATGCAACAGGAAATCAATCAGCAAATAATTGATAGTATTTCCAACTATGTGAAAATTTACAATGCTGATAAGAAATACGATTTGATTTTCAGCAATGCCAATCTTCTGGAAGGTTCCGATCAGCACAACATCACCCGCGAAGTGATTACTGCGCTGAACAAGCGTTACCACAGTTCGAAAAAGTAA
- a CDS encoding glycosyltransferase family 2 protein gives MHSFDSYLKKNAGFPPFITEKPEDQLSCCVVIPCYREPELFKTLESLLSATPPSLPTEVIVVVNSPEAAPSDALEINQQTIAQFQSWKQRTPSGKISFKLIHIPELRKKWAGAGWARKIGMDEAIHRFNLAGNENGIIVSLDADCRVSPNYFTAIEEAFQSCSKCQLFTVGFEHDLQEPGLDSGLRDGITRYELYMRYYRHAMQLTGYPNAIYTVGSAFAVRAGACVKQGGMNRKKAGEDFYFLHKVVQLGTFGEISEALVFPGIRTSDRVPFGTGPKLAQFLSGEDSMETTYSFRAFEELQPFFRKVNELYHLDQQQLAGTIDSLPAPLRRFLMQSGATDVILELQSNCSGDSIFARRFFHRFNAFWILKYLNFVHEEDYKPELLLKAARQLLQAKGIESAASSDYSTLLHIFRNIDYSNHI, from the coding sequence ATGCATAGCTTCGATTCCTATCTGAAAAAAAATGCCGGTTTTCCGCCGTTCATTACCGAAAAGCCGGAAGACCAACTCTCGTGTTGCGTGGTAATTCCTTGCTACCGCGAACCGGAATTGTTCAAAACCCTGGAATCGTTGTTGTCGGCGACACCGCCCTCTCTCCCAACCGAAGTCATTGTGGTGGTTAACTCACCCGAAGCGGCTCCTTCTGATGCCCTTGAAATTAACCAACAAACTATCGCTCAATTTCAATCCTGGAAACAGAGAACTCCTTCCGGGAAGATTAGCTTCAAACTTATTCACATCCCGGAACTCAGGAAAAAATGGGCCGGAGCAGGTTGGGCACGCAAAATTGGCATGGATGAAGCTATTCATCGATTTAACCTTGCGGGGAATGAAAATGGAATCATCGTTTCGCTGGATGCAGATTGTCGCGTATCGCCCAACTATTTTACGGCGATTGAAGAAGCTTTTCAGAGTTGTTCCAAATGCCAGCTCTTCACTGTCGGATTCGAACACGACCTGCAAGAACCCGGTCTGGATTCCGGCCTCCGAGACGGAATTACCCGGTACGAATTGTACATGCGTTACTACCGGCATGCCATGCAACTAACCGGTTATCCAAATGCCATTTATACGGTAGGTTCAGCGTTCGCTGTACGGGCCGGAGCCTGCGTAAAACAAGGCGGCATGAACCGCAAAAAAGCAGGAGAAGACTTTTACTTCCTGCACAAAGTCGTTCAGCTGGGAACGTTCGGGGAAATCAGTGAAGCGCTGGTTTTTCCAGGAATCCGAACCTCCGACCGGGTACCGTTTGGAACCGGACCAAAATTGGCTCAATTCCTTTCCGGGGAAGATTCCATGGAAACGACTTATTCCTTTCGGGCTTTTGAAGAGCTGCAGCCTTTCTTCCGAAAAGTAAATGAACTCTACCACCTGGATCAGCAGCAACTTGCTGGAACAATCGATAGTCTTCCAGCTCCGCTTCGACGGTTTTTGATGCAGTCCGGAGCTACCGATGTGATACTTGAATTGCAGTCCAACTGCTCCGGTGATAGCATTTTTGCCAGACGTTTTTTTCATCGGTTTAACGCCTTCTGGATACTGAAGTATCTGAACTTTGTGCACGAAGAGGATTACAAACCGGAATTGTTGCTGAAAGCCGCCCGGCAACTGTTGCAGGCAAAGGGCATCGAAAGCGCAGCATCCTCCGATTATTCTACACTTCTTCATATTTTCAGAAATATAGATTACTCAAATCATATTTGA
- a CDS encoding superoxide dismutase encodes MAFELPKLPYALDALEPHISKKTLEFHYGKHHQGYVNKLNGLVPGSPFENADLEEIIKKSEGGIFNNGAQVWNHTFYFFQLSGSPKTAPEGALKSAIERDFGSLEDFKEKFSNAAATLFGSGWAWLVKNADGKLEIVQTANAGNPLRDGKTPLLTCDVWEHAYYLDKQNLRPAYIEEFWKVLDWDVVESRF; translated from the coding sequence ATGGCATTCGAATTACCCAAATTGCCGTACGCACTCGATGCGCTTGAACCACACATTAGTAAGAAAACCCTTGAATTTCATTACGGAAAACATCACCAGGGGTATGTAAACAAACTGAACGGATTAGTTCCCGGAAGCCCTTTTGAAAATGCCGATCTCGAAGAGATTATTAAGAAGAGCGAGGGCGGTATTTTTAACAACGGAGCACAGGTTTGGAATCATACTTTCTACTTTTTCCAGCTTTCGGGCTCACCCAAAACAGCACCGGAAGGAGCACTGAAATCGGCTATCGAGCGTGATTTTGGTTCATTGGAAGACTTCAAGGAAAAATTTAGCAACGCTGCCGCTACACTTTTCGGATCGGGTTGGGCCTGGTTAGTAAAAAATGCTGATGGCAAGCTGGAAATTGTCCAGACTGCCAATGCTGGCAACCCGCTGCGCGATGGCAAAACACCGTTGTTAACTTGCGATGTGTGGGAACATGCTTACTATCTTGATAAGCAAAACCTTCGTCCCGCGTACATCGAAGAATTTTGGAAAGTTCTGGATTGGGACGTTGTAGAATCGCGTTTCTAA
- a CDS encoding superoxide dismutase — MSFIQPELKYDYTALEPYIDARTMEIHYTKHHAGYTSKLNNAIEGTELDGKTIEEVLSVVSKFPAAVRNNAGGFYNHNLYWDVMQPGGSSEPKGELAEAINAAFGSLEAFKDVFSKSAAGRFGSGWAWLLKDGNELKVESTPNQDNPLMDVSDVKGTPILGIDVWEHAYYLKYQNKRPEYIEAFWKVINWDEVDRRFKG, encoded by the coding sequence ATGAGTTTTATTCAACCAGAACTTAAATACGATTATACGGCTCTTGAGCCATACATTGATGCCCGCACCATGGAAATTCACTACACGAAGCACCATGCAGGGTATACCAGTAAGTTGAATAACGCCATTGAAGGTACCGAATTGGACGGTAAAACCATTGAAGAAGTTTTATCGGTAGTATCAAAATTTCCGGCGGCTGTGCGTAACAACGCAGGTGGGTTCTACAACCACAACCTGTATTGGGATGTAATGCAACCGGGTGGAAGTTCAGAGCCTAAAGGTGAATTGGCAGAAGCAATTAACGCTGCTTTCGGTTCACTCGAAGCATTCAAGGATGTATTTTCAAAATCAGCAGCCGGACGTTTCGGTTCGGGCTGGGCATGGCTACTGAAGGATGGAAACGAACTAAAGGTGGAATCCACACCGAATCAGGACAATCCGCTCATGGATGTTTCTGATGTGAAAGGAACTCCCATTTTAGGTATAGATGTATGGGAACACGCTTATTATCTGAAGTATCAGAACAAGCGTCCCGAATACATCGAAGCTTTTTGGAAAGTTATCAACTGGGACGAGGTTGATAGACGTTTTAAAGGTTAA
- a CDS encoding MATE family efflux transporter, which produces MNRKILHLALPNIVSNITVPLLGLVDMTLMGHLGSAVYIGAISLGGVIFNFLYWMFAFLRMGTSGFTAQATGRKDWKESELILGRSFALALFFGVMLIILQVPIEWVSFRILGGSEEVKQLASQYFYIRIWAAPATIGLYSLNGWFIGMQNAKVPMTVAIIINVANIIFSVLFVFAFGMKSDGVALGTVLSQYMGLFLSLWFARKKFGAPLSRLSKKQVLDIKALRIFMLVNSDIFIRTLCIIGVFTFFTSKSAGMNNTVLAVNSLLLQFFMFFSFFMDGFAYAGEALAGKYFGAGSKAKLKKVTQLLFLWGTSLAIVFSLIYLFAGNQIVALLTDQASLREAARPFIWWTALVPISGFAAFIWDGIYIGATASKGMRNSMLAATFLLFVPGFLLFKDSMRNDALWLAMILFVFGRGLFQTILAKRAIFNRIT; this is translated from the coding sequence TTGAACCGTAAAATTCTTCACCTCGCCCTCCCCAACATTGTTAGCAACATCACCGTTCCTCTGTTGGGACTGGTTGATATGACCCTGATGGGACACCTCGGATCGGCGGTTTATATCGGCGCCATCTCGCTTGGCGGCGTTATTTTCAACTTTTTGTACTGGATGTTTGCCTTCCTGAGAATGGGAACCAGCGGATTCACGGCTCAGGCAACCGGGCGGAAAGACTGGAAAGAGAGTGAACTGATCCTGGGACGATCTTTTGCTCTGGCGTTGTTTTTCGGCGTTATGCTAATCATTCTTCAAGTCCCAATCGAATGGGTTAGCTTCCGTATCCTGGGAGGAAGCGAAGAAGTCAAGCAATTGGCCAGTCAGTATTTTTATATCCGAATCTGGGCTGCACCCGCTACCATTGGCCTCTATAGCCTGAACGGCTGGTTCATCGGGATGCAGAATGCCAAAGTACCCATGACGGTAGCTATTATTATTAATGTAGCCAACATCATCTTCAGTGTCTTGTTTGTGTTTGCTTTCGGAATGAAGTCCGACGGAGTAGCCCTTGGAACCGTTCTTTCGCAATACATGGGCCTGTTTCTTTCGCTTTGGTTTGCCCGGAAAAAATTCGGTGCCCCGCTATCGCGCCTTTCGAAGAAGCAGGTTCTCGATATAAAAGCATTACGGATTTTCATGCTGGTGAACAGCGATATTTTCATCCGGACGCTTTGCATCATCGGTGTTTTCACCTTCTTCACCTCGAAATCGGCCGGAATGAACAACACGGTTCTGGCTGTCAATTCGCTGTTACTTCAGTTTTTCATGTTCTTCTCCTTTTTCATGGATGGATTTGCTTATGCCGGTGAAGCTCTGGCAGGGAAATACTTTGGAGCCGGAAGTAAAGCCAAACTCAAAAAGGTGACTCAGCTGCTGTTTCTTTGGGGTACTTCCTTGGCGATTGTGTTCTCTCTTATCTACCTCTTTGCCGGCAACCAGATTGTTGCCCTGTTGACCGACCAGGCTTCGCTCAGAGAAGCAGCCAGACCTTTTATCTGGTGGACAGCATTGGTTCCCATCAGCGGATTTGCCGCCTTTATCTGGGACGGCATTTACATTGGGGCTACCGCTTCGAAAGGAATGCGCAATAGTATGTTGGCAGCAACCTTTCTGCTGTTCGTTCCTGGCTTCCTGTTGTTCAAAGATTCCATGAGAAACGACGCCCTGTGGCTGGCGATGATTCTTTTTGTCTTTGGACGCGGGTTATTCCAAACCATCCTGGCAAAAAGGGCAATTTTCAACCGCATAACATAA
- a CDS encoding nucleoside kinase, whose amino-acid sequence MVRDIELQCENSGKLCNFPLGTTLGEIAGSMEVSLPSPILGAYVNHRVKPLDFELVKPKKIEFFDYSNTDGQRMYLRSLSFVLYVAMRNIWPEAQLKIDHAISKGYYCEIENLGRPLTDQDVWTLREEMHELIDKDLPISRKRVLTEEAVKIFEQEGLHRKAELFKEYGRIYAPLLCLAERRDFFYGHVLPSTGYLKHFGLEKYYEGLLLRVPNPDSPGELEPVIRQEKLFEIFREHKEWAGILRIEDIAGLNEKVRQKRAGEIIKISEALHEKKIVEIANQIYARRNKVNLVLIAGPSSSGKTTFSKRLGIQLAVVGMRPISISLDDFFVDREHTPRDESGDYDFEALEAIDIAYFNEFLTKLMNGETVERPVFDFHSGERVFKGEMLKLEENSILIIEGIHGLNPGLVPGIDSGRTFKIFISALTQISIDEHTYIPTTDNRLLRRIIRDSKYRGYDARTTIQRWPSVRRGEDTHIFPYQENADVMFNSALIYELGVLKRYAEHLLELVPENAPEYAEAVRLLVFISYFYPISSQEIPPTSVLREFLGGSSFNY is encoded by the coding sequence ATGGTAAGAGATATTGAATTGCAATGCGAAAACAGTGGAAAGCTATGCAACTTCCCACTGGGAACCACACTCGGCGAAATAGCCGGTAGTATGGAAGTCTCATTACCGTCTCCTATTTTGGGAGCTTACGTGAACCACCGTGTAAAACCACTCGATTTTGAGTTGGTCAAGCCGAAGAAGATAGAATTCTTCGATTACAGCAACACTGATGGGCAGCGAATGTATCTTCGGTCGCTATCGTTTGTTTTGTACGTGGCAATGCGGAATATCTGGCCTGAGGCGCAATTGAAAATCGACCACGCTATTTCGAAAGGCTATTACTGTGAAATAGAGAATTTAGGAAGGCCGCTGACCGACCAGGATGTGTGGACACTTCGGGAGGAAATGCATGAGTTGATCGACAAAGATTTACCGATATCCCGAAAAAGGGTACTGACCGAAGAGGCTGTCAAAATCTTTGAGCAAGAAGGTTTGCACCGCAAAGCGGAACTCTTCAAAGAGTACGGCCGTATCTATGCGCCACTTTTGTGCCTGGCCGAAAGGCGTGACTTTTTCTATGGTCACGTATTGCCTTCTACAGGTTATTTGAAGCATTTTGGGTTAGAGAAATATTATGAAGGACTTTTGTTGCGGGTTCCCAATCCGGATTCCCCGGGTGAGTTGGAACCGGTAATCCGCCAGGAAAAACTTTTCGAAATATTTCGCGAGCACAAGGAGTGGGCCGGAATTCTTAGGATAGAAGATATTGCCGGTTTGAATGAGAAAGTTCGGCAAAAACGAGCCGGCGAAATCATCAAGATATCGGAGGCGCTTCATGAAAAGAAAATTGTAGAGATTGCGAACCAGATTTATGCCCGCCGCAATAAGGTGAATCTGGTACTGATTGCCGGGCCGTCGAGTTCGGGTAAGACAACCTTCAGCAAGCGCTTAGGAATTCAACTGGCTGTTGTTGGAATGCGCCCGATTTCTATCTCCCTGGATGACTTCTTTGTGGACAGGGAACACACTCCCAGAGACGAGTCAGGCGATTATGATTTCGAAGCGTTGGAAGCCATCGATATTGCGTATTTCAATGAGTTTCTAACCAAATTGATGAACGGCGAAACCGTTGAACGTCCGGTGTTCGATTTCCATAGCGGGGAGCGGGTATTCAAAGGGGAGATGCTGAAACTGGAGGAGAACAGCATTCTCATCATCGAAGGCATCCATGGCTTGAATCCGGGGCTGGTTCCCGGAATCGACAGCGGGCGAACCTTTAAAATTTTCATCTCGGCGCTGACCCAGATATCGATTGATGAGCACACCTATATTCCCACGACGGACAACCGGTTGTTGAGGCGCATTATTCGCGACAGTAAATACCGCGGCTACGATGCCCGGACGACTATTCAACGCTGGCCGAGTGTTCGAAGGGGAGAGGATACACATATTTTTCCTTACCAGGAAAATGCCGATGTGATGTTTAATTCGGCCCTGATTTATGAATTGGGTGTTTTGAAACGGTATGCAGAACATCTGCTCGAGCTTGTACCAGAGAACGCACCAGAATATGCCGAAGCCGTTCGGTTGCTGGTATTCATTTCCTACTTTTATCCAATCTCATCGCAGGAAATACCACCTACTTCGGTATTGCGCGAATTTCTGGGAGGAAGTAGTTTCAATTATTGA
- the uvrA gene encoding excinuclease ABC subunit UvrA codes for MNKEDKIVVRGARVHNLRNIDVEIPRNKLTVISGLSGSGKSSLAFDTIYAEGQRRYIETFSAYARSFLGNMERPDVDEISGLSPVISIEQKTTNKNPRSTVGTVTEIYDFLRLLYARAGIAYSYNTGEKMVKYTDEQIINLILERFDGKPTIILAPVVKGRKGHYRELFEQIRRKGFLYARVDGEVREMTHGLKVDRYKNHHIEIVIDKLVVDSADRKRLRDSVETAMKHGSGIIMIQEKGSDEAKYYSRHLMCPTTGISYNEPAPHSFSFNSPQGACPKCNGLGEVTEIDIDKIIPDPSISIAKGGIAPLGSYKNSLIFWQIEALAEKYGVTLKTPLSKYPEEAIDAILFGTSERIQLKNTPLGSSVNYMMSYEGVVKYIVNQKSDNPSKKAQKWADQFHKTNVCPVCNGQRLNKEALHFKIDEKNIAELSKMDIGELSMFLENIESRLTERQRLIGSEVLKEIRDRLRFLLDVGLEYLSLDRSARSLSGGESQRIRLATQIGSQLVNVLYILDEPSIGLHHRDNLRLINSLQQLRDTGNSVVVVEHDRDMIMESDYLVDMGPFAGRHGGEVVAAGNPKELLKLDTLTSAYLTGVKKIAIPEKRREGNGEVLRIKGASGNNLKKVDVEFPLGKFICVTGVSGSGKSTLINETLQPILSQHFYKSVKDPLPYEKIEGLEHIDKVVQVDQSPLGRTPRSNPATYTGVFSDIRNLFAMLPESKVRGYKPGRFSFNVKGGRCEECQGAGMKVIEMNFLPDVYVHCDKCNGRRYNRETLEVRHKGKSISDVLDMTINQGVEFFENIPSILIKLKSLQEVGLGYITLGQSSTTLSGGESQRVKLASELSKRDTGKTIYILDEPTTGLHFEDIRVLLDVLNKLVDRGNTVIVIEHNMDVIKVADHIIDIGPEGGRTGGKVVCAGTPEQVVKHKNSYTARFLKEELKRK; via the coding sequence ATGAACAAAGAAGATAAAATTGTTGTGAGAGGCGCACGTGTGCACAACCTCCGCAACATTGATGTTGAGATACCACGCAACAAACTGACGGTGATTTCCGGCCTATCGGGAAGTGGAAAATCGTCACTGGCATTCGATACCATTTACGCAGAAGGACAACGACGCTACATCGAGACTTTCTCGGCGTATGCCCGTTCATTTCTGGGCAACATGGAACGCCCCGATGTGGACGAAATCAGTGGCTTAAGCCCGGTGATTTCCATCGAACAGAAAACAACGAATAAAAATCCGCGGTCTACAGTAGGAACGGTCACTGAAATTTATGACTTTCTCCGGTTGCTGTATGCCCGTGCCGGTATCGCTTATTCCTACAACACCGGCGAGAAAATGGTGAAGTACACCGACGAGCAGATCATCAATTTGATTCTGGAGCGTTTCGACGGCAAACCAACCATTATTCTGGCTCCGGTAGTAAAAGGGCGTAAGGGGCACTACCGTGAATTGTTCGAGCAAATTCGCCGCAAGGGATTTCTGTACGCCCGAGTCGATGGTGAGGTGCGCGAAATGACGCATGGTCTGAAAGTCGATCGTTACAAGAATCACCACATTGAAATTGTCATCGACAAGCTGGTGGTGGATTCGGCTGACAGAAAGCGCTTGCGCGATTCGGTGGAAACAGCCATGAAACACGGAAGCGGAATCATCATGATTCAGGAAAAAGGAAGTGATGAAGCCAAGTATTATTCCCGTCACCTGATGTGTCCGACGACCGGAATTTCGTACAACGAACCGGCGCCGCACAGCTTCTCATTTAACTCGCCGCAGGGAGCTTGTCCGAAGTGCAACGGACTGGGAGAAGTGACCGAAATCGATATTGACAAGATTATTCCCGATCCGTCAATAAGTATTGCCAAAGGCGGAATTGCTCCGTTGGGCTCCTATAAAAACTCGCTGATATTTTGGCAAATCGAAGCGTTGGCTGAGAAATACGGAGTGACGTTAAAAACTCCCTTGAGTAAGTACCCGGAAGAAGCTATCGATGCCATTCTTTTTGGCACAAGTGAACGGATTCAGTTAAAAAATACGCCGTTGGGAAGCTCCGTCAATTACATGATGAGCTACGAAGGAGTGGTGAAATATATCGTCAATCAGAAAAGCGACAATCCGTCGAAAAAGGCGCAAAAGTGGGCGGACCAGTTCCATAAAACCAATGTTTGTCCGGTTTGTAACGGACAACGGTTGAATAAAGAAGCGCTCCACTTCAAGATTGACGAAAAAAATATTGCCGAACTATCGAAGATGGACATTGGCGAACTCTCGATGTTCCTCGAAAATATCGAGTCGCGGTTAACCGAACGACAGCGACTGATTGGCTCGGAAGTATTGAAAGAAATTCGGGATCGCTTACGATTCCTCTTGGACGTTGGGTTGGAATACCTTTCGCTCGATCGTTCGGCGCGGAGTCTTTCCGGTGGAGAATCGCAGCGCATCCGGTTGGCTACGCAAATTGGTTCACAGCTGGTGAATGTACTGTATATCCTCGATGAGCCGAGCATCGGCTTGCACCATCGCGATAACCTGCGTCTTATTAATTCATTGCAGCAACTTCGGGATACCGGAAATTCGGTGGTCGTGGTAGAGCACGACCGCGACATGATTATGGAGTCTGATTACCTGGTAGACATGGGCCCGTTTGCCGGTCGGCATGGTGGTGAAGTCGTTGCTGCCGGAAATCCGAAAGAGCTGTTAAAGCTGGATACGCTGACATCAGCTTACCTGACCGGAGTGAAAAAGATCGCCATCCCGGAAAAGAGGAGAGAAGGAAACGGTGAGGTGCTTCGCATCAAAGGAGCGAGCGGTAACAACCTGAAAAAGGTTGATGTCGAATTCCCGTTAGGAAAATTCATCTGCGTTACAGGCGTTTCCGGAAGTGGAAAATCAACGCTCATTAACGAAACTCTGCAGCCGATTCTGAGTCAGCATTTCTATAAATCGGTGAAAGATCCGCTTCCTTACGAAAAAATTGAAGGTCTTGAACATATCGATAAAGTAGTCCAGGTCGACCAGTCACCGCTGGGACGGACGCCACGTTCCAATCCGGCAACCTACACCGGCGTATTTTCCGATATCCGTAATCTCTTTGCGATGTTGCCGGAATCGAAAGTTCGTGGCTATAAACCCGGCCGTTTCTCGTTTAACGTGAAAGGCGGGCGCTGCGAAGAGTGCCAGGGAGCTGGTATGAAGGTTATCGAGATGAATTTCCTGCCGGATGTGTACGTGCATTGTGATAAATGTAACGGGCGGCGCTACAATCGCGAAACGCTGGAAGTGCGGCACAAGGGAAAATCTATCAGCGATGTGCTGGATATGACCATCAATCAGGGTGTTGAATTCTTCGAGAATATCCCGTCGATTTTAATCAAGTTGAAAAGTCTTCAGGAAGTCGGCCTTGGTTACATTACGTTGGGGCAGTCATCAACGACTTTATCGGGAGGTGAATCGCAGCGGGTGAAACTGGCATCAGAGCTCAGCAAACGCGATACCGGCAAAACAATTTATATCCTGGATGAGCCCACTACCGGTCTTCATTTTGAAGATATCAGGGTATTGCTCGATGTCTTAAACAAGCTGGTCGACCGGGGAAATACGGTGATCGTTATCGAGCACAACATGGATGTAATTAAGGTGGCCGATCATATCATTGATATTGGGCCGGAAGGCGGACGAACTGGTGGAAAAGTCGTTTGTGCCGGGACACCGGAGCAAGTCGTTAAACACAAGAATTCTTACACCGCTCGTTTCCTGAAGGAAGAGCTGAAAAGAAAATAA
- a CDS encoding lytic transglycosylase domain-containing protein: MKERNLSRERGSLNSISIFLSVIAIGVIIGGLFFNSTSDDNTKSPYSLNDNTGKVYFSPPELPDTLNFAGEPVPLQDFDVKEALDREMLVNTYFHSQTLLFIKKAPRYFHVIEPILKEQGVPDDFKYLALAESSFFDRAVSPAGAVGIWQFMKPTARDYGLEVNNEVDERYNLVKATQAACKYLKHNYEKYGSWTMVAAAYNAGRTGVARQIVRQKNHNYYDLLLGEETGRYVYRILALKLILSDPENYGFKVPKDEIYPIIPTYNITIDGPVDDFADFAREHGVNYKILKYFNPWLRETTLSNPSGKTYVIRLPEEGYRTFHWDKEVNKAEQDSISDQDE; this comes from the coding sequence TTGAAGGAGAGGAATTTATCACGCGAGAGGGGGAGTCTGAACAGCATTTCCATTTTTTTATCGGTAATTGCCATTGGAGTTATCATCGGAGGATTGTTTTTCAACAGTACCAGTGATGACAATACCAAATCGCCATATTCATTGAATGACAATACAGGAAAGGTTTATTTCAGTCCGCCTGAGTTACCCGATACGCTTAACTTTGCCGGCGAACCGGTTCCTTTACAGGATTTTGATGTGAAGGAAGCACTCGATCGGGAGATGTTGGTGAATACCTATTTTCATTCTCAAACATTACTTTTTATCAAGAAGGCACCACGCTATTTTCACGTGATTGAGCCCATTCTGAAGGAACAGGGCGTTCCCGATGACTTTAAATATCTGGCTTTGGCCGAAAGCAGTTTTTTCGACCGGGCAGTGAGTCCGGCGGGTGCTGTGGGCATTTGGCAGTTTATGAAACCGACCGCCCGCGATTATGGTTTGGAGGTGAATAATGAGGTGGACGAACGGTACAATCTGGTGAAAGCCACGCAGGCCGCTTGCAAATACCTGAAGCACAATTACGAGAAATATGGTAGTTGGACCATGGTGGCAGCGGCTTACAATGCTGGCCGTACCGGTGTGGCGCGGCAAATTGTTCGTCAGAAGAACCACAATTATTACGATTTGTTATTAGGTGAAGAAACCGGGCGGTATGTTTATCGCATACTGGCGTTGAAATTGATTCTGAGCGATCCGGAGAACTATGGATTTAAAGTCCCGAAGGACGAAATCTATCCGATCATTCCGACCTATAACATAACAATCGACGGGCCGGTAGATGATTTTGCCGATTTTGCCCGGGAGCATGGTGTGAATTATAAAATATTGAAATATTTCAATCCCTGGTTGAGGGAAACAACTTTGTCCAATCCGTCAGGAAAGACTTACGTCATCAGGTTACCTGAAGAAGGTTACCGCACTTTTCATTGGGACAAGGAAGTGAATAAGGCAGAGCAGGATTCTATTTCCGACCAGGACGAATAA